Proteins encoded by one window of Bradyrhizobium sp. B097:
- the ileS gene encoding isoleucine--tRNA ligase, with amino-acid sequence MSDKPQKTDARKTDARDYSKTLYLPQTEFPMRAGLPQREPEILKYWNDIGLYDRLRREADGRAKFVLHDGPPYANGNIHIGHALNKILKDVVTKSQQMLGFDSNYVPGWDCHGLPIEWKIEEENYRSKGKQKPDFRDSAAMVAFRRECRAYATHWINVQREEFKRLGIIGDWDHPYETMSYPAEAQIARELMKFAANGTLYRGSKPVMWSVVEKTALAEAEVEYEDYTSDMVWVKFPVTSPAHGALANASVVIWTTTPWTLPGNRAISFSPKIAYGLYKVTDAPADNWAKTGDLLILADALAAEVFKQARVTSYEKVRDIPGDTLDAVECAHPLRGFGGGYEFTVPLLAGEHVTDDTGTGFVHTAPSHGREDFDVWTANTRELDARGIPTAIPYTVDENGAYTAQAPGFTGKRVLNDKGEKGDANEAVIKALIEAGKLLARGRLKHQYPHSWRSKKPVIFRNTPQWFIAMDKPIVDAPGKPGATDIAENGHAKKGDTLRARALQAISVTQWVPPAGENRINGMIANRPDWVISRQRAWGVPIAVFVRENSDGSAEILQDEVVNQRITEAFMEEGADAWYMDGARERFLGSRASENWKKVDDICDVWFDSGSTHAFVLEDRQNFPQLGNIVRKIDGGNDTVMYLEGSDQHRGWFHSSLLESAGTRGRAPYDIVLTHGFTLDENGRKMSKSLGNTVEPQKVIKDSGADILRLWVCATDYADDQRIGPEILKNTIETYRKLRNSIRWMLGTLHHFKPSEKVAFAEMPELERLMLHELAGHTETIRKAYAAFDYKTVVASLAAFMNSELSAFYFDIRKDTLYCDPPSSVARKAALTTIDLLCDAILKWLAPILSFTTDEAWRMYRPNAEPSVHLTLFPEGLEQFRDDALAAKWETIRNVRRVVTGALELERAAKRIGSSLEASPVIYIADRQMLATLFDIDLAEVCITSNYEVREGEAPANAFRLDAVPGVAVVVEKAVGTKCARSWKILPDIGEDPEYPDVSPRDAQALREWKALGVTA; translated from the coding sequence ATGTCCGACAAGCCGCAAAAGACCGACGCCCGAAAGACTGACGCTAGGGACTATTCCAAGACCCTTTACCTGCCGCAGACGGAATTCCCGATGCGCGCCGGCCTGCCCCAGCGCGAGCCGGAAATCCTGAAATACTGGAACGACATCGGCCTCTACGACAGGCTCCGCCGGGAAGCCGACGGCCGCGCCAAATTCGTGCTGCATGACGGCCCGCCCTACGCCAACGGCAACATCCATATCGGCCACGCGCTGAACAAGATCCTCAAGGACGTCGTGACCAAGAGCCAGCAGATGCTCGGCTTCGACTCCAACTACGTGCCGGGCTGGGACTGCCACGGCCTGCCGATCGAATGGAAGATCGAGGAGGAGAACTACCGCTCCAAGGGCAAGCAGAAGCCCGACTTCCGCGACTCCGCCGCGATGGTCGCGTTCCGCAGGGAATGCCGCGCCTATGCGACGCACTGGATCAACGTGCAGCGCGAGGAGTTCAAGCGGCTCGGCATCATCGGCGACTGGGACCACCCCTACGAGACGATGAGCTATCCGGCCGAGGCCCAGATCGCCCGCGAGCTGATGAAGTTCGCGGCCAACGGCACGCTGTATCGCGGCTCCAAGCCGGTGATGTGGAGCGTGGTCGAGAAGACCGCGCTTGCCGAAGCCGAGGTCGAATACGAGGACTACACCTCCGACATGGTGTGGGTGAAATTCCCGGTCACCTCGCCGGCGCATGGCGCGCTGGCCAATGCCTCGGTCGTGATCTGGACCACCACGCCGTGGACGCTGCCCGGCAACCGCGCAATCTCGTTCTCGCCGAAGATCGCCTACGGCCTCTACAAGGTCACGGACGCGCCCGCGGACAATTGGGCGAAGACCGGCGATCTCCTGATCCTGGCCGATGCGCTCGCCGCGGAAGTGTTCAAGCAGGCGCGCGTCACGTCCTATGAGAAGGTCCGCGATATCCCCGGCGACACGCTCGACGCGGTGGAATGCGCCCATCCGCTGCGCGGCTTCGGTGGCGGCTACGAATTCACCGTGCCGCTGCTCGCCGGCGAGCATGTTACCGACGACACCGGCACCGGCTTCGTGCACACCGCACCGAGCCACGGCCGCGAGGACTTCGACGTCTGGACGGCCAACACCCGCGAGCTCGATGCGCGCGGCATCCCGACGGCGATCCCCTACACCGTCGACGAGAACGGCGCCTACACCGCGCAGGCGCCGGGCTTCACCGGAAAGCGCGTGCTCAACGACAAGGGCGAGAAGGGCGATGCCAACGAGGCGGTGATCAAGGCGCTGATCGAGGCCGGCAAGCTGCTCGCGCGCGGCCGCCTCAAGCACCAATATCCGCATTCCTGGCGCTCCAAGAAGCCGGTGATCTTCCGCAACACGCCGCAATGGTTCATCGCGATGGACAAGCCCATCGTAGACGCCCCGGGCAAGCCCGGGGCTACGGACATCGCGGAGAATGGCCATGCGAAGAAGGGCGACACGCTGCGCGCCCGCGCGCTGCAGGCGATCTCGGTCACGCAATGGGTGCCGCCGGCCGGTGAGAACCGCATCAACGGCATGATCGCCAATCGCCCGGACTGGGTGATCTCGCGCCAGCGCGCCTGGGGCGTGCCGATCGCCGTATTCGTGCGCGAGAACAGCGACGGCTCGGCCGAGATCCTGCAGGACGAGGTGGTCAACCAGCGCATCACCGAGGCGTTCATGGAGGAAGGCGCCGACGCCTGGTACATGGACGGCGCCCGCGAGCGCTTCCTCGGAAGCCGCGCGTCGGAGAACTGGAAGAAGGTCGACGACATCTGCGACGTCTGGTTCGATTCCGGCTCCACGCACGCCTTCGTGCTGGAAGACCGCCAGAACTTCCCGCAGCTCGGCAACATCGTCCGCAAGATCGACGGCGGCAATGACACCGTGATGTATCTCGAAGGCAGCGACCAGCATCGCGGCTGGTTCCACTCGTCGCTGCTGGAGAGCGCCGGCACGCGCGGGCGCGCGCCGTATGACATCGTGCTCACCCACGGCTTCACGCTCGACGAGAACGGCCGCAAGATGTCGAAGTCGCTCGGCAACACGGTCGAGCCGCAGAAGGTGATCAAGGATTCCGGCGCGGATATCCTGCGCCTGTGGGTCTGCGCCACCGACTACGCCGACGACCAGCGCATCGGGCCGGAGATCCTGAAGAACACCATCGAGACCTATCGCAAGCTGCGCAACTCGATCCGCTGGATGCTCGGCACGCTGCATCATTTCAAGCCGAGCGAGAAGGTCGCCTTCGCCGAGATGCCCGAGCTCGAGCGGCTGATGCTGCACGAACTGGCCGGCCACACCGAGACCATCCGCAAGGCCTATGCCGCGTTCGACTACAAGACCGTGGTCGCAAGCCTCGCGGCCTTCATGAACTCCGAGCTGTCGGCGTTCTACTTCGACATCCGCAAGGACACGCTGTATTGCGACCCGCCGTCCTCGGTGGCGCGCAAGGCGGCGCTGACCACGATCGACCTGCTCTGCGACGCGATCCTGAAATGGCTGGCGCCGATCCTGAGCTTCACCACCGACGAAGCCTGGCGGATGTACCGGCCGAATGCCGAGCCCTCGGTGCATCTCACGCTGTTCCCCGAAGGTCTCGAGCAGTTCCGCGACGACGCGCTCGCCGCGAAGTGGGAGACGATCCGCAACGTTCGCCGCGTCGTCACCGGTGCGCTCGAGCTCGAACGCGCCGCCAAGCGGATCGGCTCGTCGCTCGAGGCCTCGCCGGTGATCTACATCGCGGACAGACAGATGCTGGCAACGTTGTTCGATATCGATCTCGCCGAGGTCTGCATCACCTCGAACTACGAGGTGCGCGAGGGCGAGGCGCCGGCCAATGCCTTCCGCCTCGATGCCGTGCCCGGCGTCGCCGTGGTGGTCGAAAAGGCGGTCGGCACCAAATGCGCGCGCTCGTGGAAGATCCTGCCTGATATCGGCGAGGATCCCGAATATCCCGACGTCTCGCCGCGCGACGCGCAAGCGCTGCGCGAATGGAAGGCGCTGGGGGTCACGGCCTAG
- the lspA gene encoding signal peptidase II, whose protein sequence is MTSPVRAGVLAAVITLIADQASKLWLLYVFGIARRGAVEVTPFFDLVLAWNPGISFGWFQSETPAAQILLMAIKAAAVIALAIWMARSRTWLATVSLGLIIGGAIGNGIDRFAYGAVVDFALFHVEIGGKTFNWYVFNLADVAIVAGVAALLYDSVMGTPAVKAP, encoded by the coding sequence ATGACCTCTCCCGTTCGCGCCGGCGTGCTGGCGGCGGTCATCACCCTGATCGCCGACCAGGCCTCCAAGCTCTGGCTGCTTTACGTCTTCGGCATTGCCCGCCGCGGCGCGGTCGAGGTGACGCCGTTCTTCGACCTGGTGCTGGCCTGGAATCCCGGCATCAGCTTCGGCTGGTTTCAGAGCGAGACCCCGGCGGCCCAGATCCTGCTGATGGCGATCAAGGCCGCGGCCGTGATCGCGCTCGCGATCTGGATGGCGCGGTCGCGCACCTGGCTCGCGACGGTCTCGCTCGGCCTGATTATCGGCGGTGCGATCGGCAACGGCATCGACCGCTTCGCCTATGGCGCCGTGGTCGATTTTGCCCTGTTTCATGTCGAGATCGGGGGAAAAACCTTCAATTGGTACGTATTCAACCTCGCCGATGTGGCGATCGTTGCTGGCGTGGCGGCCCTATTGTATGATTCCGTCATGGGGACCCCCGCCGTAAAAGCGCCCTGA
- a CDS encoding pitrilysin family protein translates to MRSRRSIALFAAAFVSTIPLSGTSVRAQTTVTSERPASFTLDNGLQVVVIPDHRTPVVTQMIWYKVGSADETPGKSGLAHFLEHLMFKGTAKHPAGEFSQTVLRVGGNENAFTSNDYTGYFQRVPREQLPTMMEFEADRMTGLILKDENVLPERDVVLEEFNMRVANNPDARLTEQIMAALYLNHPYGRPVIGWHQEIEKLDREDALAFYRRFYAPNNAILVIAGDVDVKDIRPLVEKNFGPIPAQPAIPEKRVRPQEPTPAAPRTVTLSDPRVEQPNLRRYYLVPSATTAAAGESQALDVLAQLMGGGANSYLYRSLVIDKGLAISAGAGYQGTALDPSQFSIAVTPKAGVEFAQIEDAIDKVIADLAQNPARAEDLERVKTQLIAEAIYAQDNQATLARWYGGALTTGLSIDDIRSWPDRIRAVTAEQVRAAAATWLDKKRSVTGYLIKDTAPKREEKRS, encoded by the coding sequence ATGCGCTCTCGCCGATCGATTGCCCTGTTCGCCGCCGCCTTTGTTTCGACCATCCCGCTGTCCGGCACCAGCGTCCGCGCCCAGACCACCGTCACCTCGGAACGCCCTGCGAGCTTCACGCTCGACAACGGCCTGCAGGTCGTGGTGATCCCCGATCACCGCACGCCGGTCGTGACGCAGATGATCTGGTACAAGGTCGGCTCCGCCGACGAGACGCCGGGCAAATCGGGCCTCGCGCATTTCCTCGAGCATCTGATGTTCAAGGGCACCGCCAAGCACCCGGCCGGCGAGTTCTCGCAGACCGTGCTGCGCGTCGGCGGCAACGAGAACGCCTTCACCTCCAACGACTACACCGGCTACTTCCAGCGCGTGCCGCGCGAGCAGCTGCCCACCATGATGGAGTTCGAGGCCGATCGCATGACCGGCCTGATCCTGAAGGACGAGAATGTGCTGCCCGAGCGCGACGTCGTGCTCGAGGAGTTCAACATGCGGGTGGCCAACAACCCGGATGCCCGGCTCACCGAGCAGATCATGGCCGCGCTCTATCTCAACCATCCCTACGGCCGGCCGGTGATCGGCTGGCACCAGGAGATCGAGAAGCTCGATCGCGAGGATGCGCTCGCCTTCTACCGGCGATTCTACGCGCCGAACAACGCGATCCTGGTCATCGCCGGCGACGTCGACGTCAAGGATATCCGCCCGCTGGTCGAGAAGAATTTCGGCCCGATCCCGGCGCAACCTGCGATCCCCGAGAAGCGTGTCCGGCCGCAGGAACCGACCCCGGCTGCGCCGCGCACCGTGACGCTATCGGATCCCCGCGTCGAACAGCCGAACCTGCGCCGCTACTATCTGGTGCCGTCCGCGACCACGGCGGCGGCGGGCGAGAGCCAGGCGCTCGATGTGCTCGCGCAATTGATGGGCGGCGGCGCCAACTCCTACCTCTATCGCTCGCTGGTGATCGACAAGGGCCTCGCGATCTCGGCCGGCGCCGGCTATCAGGGCACCGCGCTCGATCCGTCGCAATTCTCGATCGCGGTAACGCCCAAGGCCGGCGTCGAGTTCGCGCAGATCGAGGACGCGATCGACAAGGTGATCGCCGACCTCGCGCAGAACCCCGCGCGCGCCGAGGATCTCGAACGGGTCAAGACCCAGCTGATCGCGGAGGCAATCTACGCCCAGGACAACCAGGCGACGCTGGCGCGCTGGTATGGCGGCGCGCTGACCACCGGGCTCAGCATCGACGACATCAGGAGCTGGCCGGATCGCATTCGCGCCGTCACCGCCGAGCAGGTGCGCGCAGCAGCCGCCACCTGGCTCGACAAGAAGCGGTCGGTGACCGGCTATCTGATCAAGGATACTGCGCCGAAACGCGAGGAGAAGCGCTCGTGA
- a CDS encoding pitrilysin family protein — protein MLTLTSVPSQAAAKIQRLVSPGGIEAWFVQDATVPLIAMEYSFGGGAGQDPPGKPGVGNLVADLLDEGSGDLDSKSYHERLERRAIELSFQSNRDQFRGSLRMLKDNKDEAYDLLRMALTSPRFEPKDVERIRAQVISNLRRESTNPSSLSGRKFLELAFGDHPYARAATGTLESVPTIEISDLKDYVRRIIAKDTLRIAVVGDVDADTLGKLLDKTFGGLPAKAELTPIPDVVATKPPQRAFVPLDVPQTVVTFGGPGIVRHDPDFMAGYVVNHILGGGGLSSRLYKEVREKRGLAYSIYEALLWMDHSALFIGNTGTRADRAGETVDAIEAEIRRIAEQGPTQQELDEAKSYLKGSQMLALDTSSKLAQAMLQYQLDKLPIDYIEKRSAIVDAVTLDDVKRVSKRLWGNGLLTVIVGRAPQAAAQPASAPPKAN, from the coding sequence ATGCTGACGCTGACGTCAGTACCCTCGCAGGCCGCGGCCAAGATCCAGCGGCTGGTGTCGCCCGGCGGTATCGAGGCGTGGTTCGTGCAGGACGCCACCGTGCCGCTGATCGCAATGGAGTATTCCTTCGGCGGCGGCGCCGGCCAGGATCCGCCCGGCAAGCCCGGTGTCGGCAATCTGGTCGCCGACCTGCTCGACGAGGGCTCCGGCGACCTCGATTCCAAGTCCTATCATGAGCGGCTCGAGCGCCGCGCCATCGAGCTCAGCTTCCAGTCCAACCGCGATCAGTTCCGCGGCTCGCTGCGCATGCTCAAGGACAACAAAGACGAAGCCTACGACCTGTTGCGGATGGCGCTGACCTCGCCGCGGTTCGAGCCGAAGGACGTCGAACGCATCCGCGCCCAGGTGATCTCGAACCTGCGCCGTGAATCAACCAATCCGTCCTCGCTGTCCGGCCGCAAGTTCCTCGAGCTCGCCTTCGGCGATCATCCTTATGCCAGAGCGGCGACCGGCACGCTCGAGAGCGTGCCGACCATCGAGATCTCCGATCTGAAGGACTATGTCCGCCGCATCATCGCCAAGGACACGCTGCGGATCGCCGTGGTCGGCGACGTCGATGCCGATACGCTCGGCAAGCTGCTGGACAAGACCTTTGGCGGCCTGCCGGCCAAGGCCGAATTGACGCCGATTCCCGACGTCGTGGCCACCAAGCCGCCGCAGCGCGCCTTTGTCCCGCTCGACGTGCCGCAGACCGTCGTCACCTTCGGCGGCCCCGGCATCGTCAGGCACGACCCGGACTTCATGGCCGGCTATGTGGTGAACCACATTCTCGGCGGCGGCGGGCTGTCGTCGCGGCTCTACAAGGAAGTGCGCGAGAAGCGCGGGCTGGCCTATTCGATCTATGAAGCGCTGCTCTGGATGGATCACTCCGCGCTGTTCATCGGCAACACCGGCACCCGCGCCGACCGCGCCGGCGAGACCGTCGATGCGATCGAGGCGGAGATCCGCCGGATCGCCGAGCAAGGTCCGACGCAGCAGGAGCTCGACGAGGCGAAGTCCTATCTGAAGGGCTCGCAGATGCTGGCGCTCGACACCTCCTCCAAGCTCGCGCAGGCGATGCTGCAATACCAGCTCGACAAGCTGCCGATCGATTACATCGAGAAGCGCAGCGCCATCGTCGATGCGGTGACGCTCGACGACGTCAAGCGGGTCTCCAAGAGGCTGTGGGGCAACGGCCTGCTCACCGTGATCGTCGGCCGCGCCCCGCAAGCCGCAGCGCAGCCGGCATCGGCACCGCCGAAGGCGAACTGA
- the arfB gene encoding alternative ribosome rescue aminoacyl-tRNA hydrolase ArfB has translation MLRLSRDLTIDENDIEIVFVRASGPGGQNVNKVSTAAQLRFDTHKIALPPDAAQRLARLAGSRMTKDGVIVIQAFRFRTQERNRADAIERLFEMLKEAMVRPTPRRPTRPTLGSKKRRLEGKKRRSDIKAGRGSQRFDD, from the coding sequence ATGCTGCGGCTGTCCCGCGACCTTACGATCGACGAGAACGACATTGAGATCGTCTTTGTCCGTGCCTCCGGTCCGGGCGGGCAGAATGTCAACAAGGTCTCGACCGCAGCCCAGCTTCGCTTCGACACGCACAAGATTGCGCTGCCGCCGGACGCCGCGCAGCGGCTGGCGCGGCTTGCCGGCAGCCGCATGACCAAGGACGGCGTGATCGTGATCCAGGCGTTTCGTTTCCGCACCCAGGAACGCAATCGCGCCGATGCGATCGAGCGGCTGTTCGAGATGCTGAAGGAAGCGATGGTGCGGCCGACACCGCGGCGGCCGACCAGACCGACGCTCGGCTCAAAGAAGCGCCGGCTCGAAGGCAAGAAACGCCGCAGCGACATCAAGGCGGGCCGCGGCAGTCAACGTTTCGACGATTAG
- a CDS encoding c-type cytochrome, translated as MPLPAAKPPDGATLFKQQCATCHTTNTSDPVRQGPSLSKVVGRHAGKADGFKYSAGFAGADFVWDDARLDAWLTNPQEVIPGAVMAYRQAKPETRAMIIAYLKELN; from the coding sequence ATGCCGTTGCCTGCTGCCAAGCCGCCCGATGGGGCGACACTGTTCAAGCAGCAATGCGCGACCTGCCACACCACCAACACCTCGGATCCCGTCCGGCAAGGACCGTCGCTCTCCAAGGTCGTCGGCCGCCATGCCGGCAAGGCCGACGGCTTCAAATATTCCGCAGGCTTCGCAGGAGCGGATTTCGTCTGGGACGACGCCAGGCTCGATGCCTGGCTGACCAATCCACAAGAGGTGATCCCCGGCGCCGTGATGGCCTACCGACAGGCCAAGCCGGAAACCCGCGCCATGATCATCGCCTATCTGAAGGAGCTGAACTGA
- a CDS encoding VOC family protein codes for MAKPVHSMIRVFDEAKALDFYKRAFGLEIADNLRFGDFALIYLRHPSSPFEVELTVNFDRKEPYTLGDGYGHLAVVVDEVDAEHARFEKENLAPGPLRDFKHDGKTLARFFFVSDPDGYKIEVIQRGGRFG; via the coding sequence ATGGCAAAACCCGTGCATTCGATGATCCGCGTGTTCGACGAGGCAAAGGCGCTCGATTTCTACAAGCGCGCGTTCGGGCTCGAGATCGCGGACAATCTGAGATTTGGCGACTTCGCGCTGATCTATCTGCGCCATCCGTCCTCGCCCTTCGAGGTCGAGCTCACGGTCAATTTCGACCGCAAGGAGCCCTACACGCTGGGCGACGGCTACGGCCATCTCGCCGTCGTCGTCGATGAGGTCGATGCCGAGCATGCGCGTTTCGAGAAGGAGAACCTGGCGCCCGGGCCGCTGCGCGACTTCAAGCATGACGGCAAGACGCTGGCGCGCTTCTTCTTCGTCTCGGATCCCGACGGCTACAAGATCGAGGTGATCCAGCGCGGCGGGCGCTTCGGCTAA
- a CDS encoding gluconate 2-dehydrogenase subunit 3 family protein has translation MREIDRRSKYDRRVFLKGAAVTAPAVAIATSTGLGITDAWADEAGTLTPATMKTLLKVARDIYPHDFLGDSYYITAVKPWDDKAAKDPAVKSLINEGVARLDQAANDRHKMPYAQIAWENDRVALLQQIEQSAFFQKIRGDLIVSLYNNKEVWPRFGYEGSSAEHGGYIKRGFADIDWLPKA, from the coding sequence ATGAGAGAAATCGATCGACGCAGCAAATATGACCGGCGTGTGTTTCTCAAAGGCGCGGCCGTTACCGCACCCGCAGTCGCGATCGCGACATCGACCGGGCTTGGCATCACCGATGCGTGGGCCGACGAGGCGGGCACGCTGACGCCGGCCACCATGAAGACATTGCTGAAGGTGGCGCGCGACATCTATCCGCACGATTTCCTCGGCGACAGCTACTACATCACTGCGGTCAAGCCGTGGGATGACAAGGCCGCCAAGGATCCGGCTGTCAAATCGCTGATCAATGAGGGCGTAGCCCGGCTCGATCAGGCGGCCAACGACCGCCACAAGATGCCTTATGCCCAGATCGCCTGGGAGAACGATCGCGTCGCGCTGCTGCAACAGATCGAACAGAGCGCGTTCTTCCAGAAGATCCGCGGCGACCTCATCGTCTCGCTCTACAACAACAAGGAGGTCTGGCCGCGGTTCGGCTACGAGGGCTCCTCCGCCGAGCATGGCGGCTACATCAAGCGCGGCTTCGCCGATATCGACTGGCTGCCGAAGGCCTGA
- a CDS encoding GMC family oxidoreductase — protein MAKFDLNDSGVVVIVGSGAGGGTLGNELAQKGIKVVILEAGPRIENQDFINDEWDSFTQLAWSDARSTSGSWRVHQDFAGLPAWIVKAVGGSTTHWAGASLRFDEHEFKIKSAYGGIPGANLLDWPITLAEMEPWYAKAEDKMGVTRTNGIPGLPGNNNFKVMEAGARKLGYKEVHTGRMAINSEPRDGRGSCQQIGFCFQGCKSGAKWSTLYTEIPKGEATGNLEVRPGSMVIKIEHDQSGKVTGVVYADTTGAMQRQKARVVAVAGNSIESPRLLLNSASSMFPDGLANSSGQVGRNYMRHMTGSVYASFEKSVHMYRGTTMAGIIRDEAKNNPSRGFVGGYEMETLSLGLPFMAAFLNPGAWGRSFTSAIEGYPRMAGMWLVGEDMPQETNRVTLDPKIKDKFGLPVASVHFDDHPNDVAMRDHAYKQGSAVYEAVGATVTYPTPPYPSTHNMGTNRMSEKPRDGVVNKFGQSHDIKNLFVSDGSQFTSGAACNPTLTIVSLAIRQADHIAGAMQRKEI, from the coding sequence ATGGCAAAATTCGATCTGAATGACAGCGGCGTTGTCGTGATCGTCGGCTCCGGTGCCGGCGGCGGAACGCTCGGCAATGAACTGGCGCAAAAGGGCATCAAGGTCGTGATCCTGGAAGCCGGACCGCGCATCGAGAACCAGGACTTCATCAACGATGAATGGGACAGCTTCACCCAGCTCGCCTGGTCCGACGCGCGCTCGACCTCGGGCAGTTGGCGCGTCCACCAGGATTTTGCGGGCCTTCCGGCCTGGATCGTGAAGGCGGTCGGCGGCTCGACCACGCATTGGGCCGGCGCCTCGCTGCGTTTCGACGAGCATGAGTTCAAGATCAAGTCGGCCTATGGCGGCATCCCCGGCGCCAACCTGCTGGACTGGCCGATCACGCTCGCCGAGATGGAGCCGTGGTACGCCAAGGCCGAGGACAAGATGGGCGTCACCCGCACCAATGGCATCCCCGGACTGCCCGGCAACAATAACTTCAAGGTGATGGAAGCCGGCGCCAGGAAGCTCGGCTACAAGGAGGTGCACACCGGGCGGATGGCGATCAACAGCGAGCCGCGCGACGGCCGCGGCTCCTGCCAGCAGATCGGCTTCTGCTTCCAGGGCTGCAAGTCGGGCGCCAAATGGTCGACGCTCTACACCGAGATCCCGAAGGGCGAAGCCACCGGCAATCTCGAAGTGCGCCCCGGCAGCATGGTGATCAAGATCGAGCACGACCAGTCCGGCAAGGTGACCGGCGTGGTCTATGCCGATACGACCGGCGCCATGCAGCGCCAGAAGGCCCGCGTGGTCGCAGTCGCCGGCAACTCGATCGAGAGCCCGCGGCTACTTCTCAACAGCGCCTCCAGCATGTTCCCGGACGGGCTCGCCAATTCGTCGGGCCAGGTCGGCCGCAACTACATGCGGCACATGACTGGCAGCGTGTATGCGAGCTTCGAGAAGTCGGTGCATATGTATCGCGGCACCACGATGGCCGGCATCATCCGCGACGAGGCCAAGAACAATCCGAGCCGCGGCTTCGTCGGCGGCTACGAGATGGAGACGCTGTCGCTCGGCCTGCCCTTCATGGCCGCGTTCCTCAACCCCGGCGCCTGGGGACGCAGCTTCACCAGCGCGATCGAGGGCTATCCGCGGATGGCCGGCATGTGGCTGGTCGGCGAGGACATGCCGCAGGAGACCAACCGCGTCACGCTGGATCCCAAGATCAAGGACAAGTTCGGCTTGCCGGTCGCCAGCGTACATTTCGACGATCATCCGAACGACGTCGCGATGCGCGATCACGCCTACAAGCAGGGCTCCGCGGTCTATGAGGCGGTCGGCGCCACCGTGACCTACCCGACGCCGCCCTACCCCTCGACCCACAACATGGGCACCAACCGGATGAGCGAGAAGCCGCGCGATGGCGTGGTCAACAAGTTCGGCCAGTCCCACGACATCAAGAACCTGTTCGTCTCCGACGGCAGCCAGTTCACGTCAGGCGCGGCGTGCAACCCGACGCTGACCATCGTGTCGCTGGCGATCCGGCAAGCCGACCACATCGCCGGCGCGATGCAGCGCAAGGAGATCTAG
- a CDS encoding ribbon-helix-helix domain-containing protein, producing the protein MCHLFSHLPQRNYESQTRSLRIGGHCTSIRLEMSFWDTLEEIAAKEGMSVAKFVTTLYGEVLDHHGEVNNFASLLRCCCLIYRSQSAAPVTEFQRQPILDAAE; encoded by the coding sequence ATGTGCCATTTATTCTCGCACCTGCCGCAGCGCAATTATGAATCGCAGACCCGGTCGCTGCGGATCGGCGGTCATTGCACCTCGATCCGGCTGGAGATGTCGTTCTGGGACACACTGGAGGAGATCGCCGCAAAGGAGGGGATGAGCGTCGCCAAGTTCGTCACCACGCTCTATGGCGAAGTGCTCGATCACCATGGCGAGGTCAATAATTTCGCATCGCTGCTGCGCTGCTGCTGCTTGATCTATCGCTCGCAGAGTGCAGCTCCGGTCACCGAATTTCAGCGCCAGCCCATCCTTGACGCCGCGGAATAG